One genomic window of Salvelinus namaycush isolate Seneca chromosome 22, SaNama_1.0, whole genome shotgun sequence includes the following:
- the LOC120017744 gene encoding DNA damage-inducible transcript 4 protein-like, with protein sequence MYFTFSHNNSLDDSFPSSPQEDLGSQRLSWGNLVQKLTVIKRINQRLADKDHCSWNSDTGSVTDMSMISESDSGLFYSPLEESLCAHIVKTIVESLSDATDTVLCCSKLVLPDPLLHNISRELLHLAASEPCGLKGALIDLCVEQGDQQGELCSVEQIAVDHNLVPTFHLTLVLRPEVGGLWPKVQRLFGGRRAVSPQRQSGRHTLRLSTGFRAIKRKLYSSGELLVEEC encoded by the exons ATGTACTTTACGTTTTCTCATAACAACTCACTGGACGACAGTTTCCCTTCCTCCCCACAGGAAGACCTGGGTTCTCAACGGTTGTCCTGGGGGAATCTGGTGCAGAAACTAACCGTAATCAAAAGGATCAATCAACGGTTGGCAGACAAAGATCATTGCAGTTGGAATAGTGACACTG GATCAGTCACAGACATGTCCATGATATCAGAGTCTGACAGCGGTCTCTTCTACAGCCCACTGGAGGAGTCTCTCTGTGCCCACATTGTAAAGACCATTGTCGAGAGCCTCTCTGACGCTACGGACACTGTCCTGTGCTGCTCCAAACTGGTCCTACCAGATCCTCTCCTGCACAACATCAGTCGGGAGCTTCTCCATCTGGCTGCTAGTGAGCCTTGCGGCCTCAAGGGGGCGCTCATTGACCTGTGTGTGGAGCAGGGGGACCAACAAGGAGAACTGTGTAGTGTGGAGCAGATAGCCGTTGACCATAACCTGGTTCCTACCTTCCATCTCACCCTCGTGCTACGGCCAGAGGTGGGGGGGTTGTGGCCCAAGGTGCAGAGACTCTTTGGGGGCCGGAGGGCTGTGTCCCCCCAGAGGCAGAGTGGGAGACACACACTCAGGCTCAGTACCGGGTTCAGGGCTATCAAAAGAAAGCTGTATAGTTCAGGAGAGCTGCTTGTTGAAGAGTGCTGA